One Fusarium musae strain F31 chromosome 6, whole genome shotgun sequence DNA segment encodes these proteins:
- a CDS encoding hypothetical protein (EggNog:ENOG41~BUSCO:EOG09261Q5L), translating to MAMANDVEPRSKKALNVESPSFTPASVGINKKATFSSQAASAPAFTPRGLGSATPVGPQDSDSSVFNPATVREFTPNFDVNSTTTSANGSGQDGGISYDPFTVPTMNQGITTPQYNPYAEDPGALGGHGPGYFPAQNAFAAPVQPLVHHLYFPSGQRRDDLMPYHRVSHDFFISEKDRVEIVNKLEATGQVLPNSQLPQLDNYHNLVPLDTTHRKNANIFGYPSWVYKATQTKSGHTYCLRRLEGYRLTNENAIRLVKEWRRINNGSVVSIIDAFTTRAFGDSSLIFVQNYFPLSKTLVEAHLTPSSTHGTRFQAKTPIAENVLWGYISQIANALQAIHSVNLAARCIDPSKIILTDKGRIRLSACSILDVVQYDAHRSIQELQQEDFIQFGRLLLCLTTNTLPVHLTNFNISLEQLSRVYSVELRDTVLWLLTPQQPPAQKGIDEFVRGIAGRITSTFDQILQANDKARADVMREVENGRTARLLMKLETINERYDFNGDQNWSENGERYMLKLFRDYVFHQVDGNGNPVLDMGHMLRCLSKLDVGTEERVCLTSRDEQTSFLVSYKELKKMLANSFGELVKASKSGRSF from the exons atggccatggcTAATGATGTTGAACCCAGATCCAAGAAAGCACTCAATGTTGAATCGCCATCTTTCACGCCCGCTAGCGTTggaattaataaaaaggccACCTTCTCTTCACAGGCTGCCAGCGCTCCAGCTTTTACACCACGTGGTTTGGGCT CCGCTACCCCGGTTGGGCCCCAGGATAGCGACAGCAGCGTCTTCAATCCTGCTACTGTCCGCGAATTTACCCCTAACTTTGACGTGAACAGCACG ACCACATCCGCAAATGGTTCTGGTCAAGATGGCGGGATCTCCTATGACCCCTTCACTGTGCCTACTATGAATCAAGGCATCACTACTCCTCAGTACAACCCTTATGCTGAAGATCCAGGAGCTCTCGGTGGCCATGGGCCAGGGTACTTCCCAGCACAAAATGCATTTGCTGCTCCTGTTCAACCTCTGGTACATCACTTATACTTCCCCTCTGGGCAACGTCGAGATGATTTGATGCCATATCATCGCGTTTCTCACGACTTTTTCATCTCTGAGAAAGATCGAGTTGAGATTGTCAATAAGCTTGAAGCGACTGGCCAAGTTCTCCCAAACTCGCAGTTACCGCAACTCGACAATTACCACAACTTGGTGCCCTTGGATACAACCCATCGGAAGAATGCTAATATCTTTGGCTATCCGAGCTGGGTCTATAAAGCTACACAAACCAAGTCAGGCCACACTTATTGTCTCAGGCGATTAGAAGGCTACAGACTCACCAACGAGAATGCCATCAGGCTTGTCAAAGAGTGGCGGCGCATCAACAATGGCAGCGTGGTTTCTATCATCGATGCGTTTACCACCCGCGCTTTCGGGGACAGCTCACTCATCTTTGTACAAAACTATTTCCCCCTCTCCAAAACACTAGTTGAGGCTCACTTGACCCCAAGCAGTACCCATGGTACGCGTTTCCAAGCTAAAACACCCATTGCTGAGAACGTCCTGTGGGGTTACATCTCACAGATTGCCAATGCGCTCCAGGCCATCCATTCAGTCAATTTGGCAGCACGATGTATCGATCCTAGCAAGATCATTCTTACAGACAAGGGCCGCATCCGTCTCAGCGCATGCTCTATCTTGGATGTCGTTCAATACGATGCTCATCGATCCATTCAGGAGCTTCAGCAAGAAGACTTCATTCAATTTGGCCGGCTATTGCTCTGTCTGACGACTAACACTCTGCCAGTCCATCTCACTAATTTTAACATATCTTTGGAACAATTGTCGAGGGTGTATTCAGTCGAACTGAGGGATACTGTGCTGTGGCTCCTCACCCCTCAGCAACCACCCGCTCAGAAAGGCATAGACGAGTTCGTACGCGGAATTGCTGGTCGTATCACATCCACGTTTGACCAAATTCTTCAAGCCAATGACAAGGCCCGCGCCGACGTCATGCGGGAGGTGGAGAACGGTAGGACAGCCAGACTGTTGATGAAACTCGAAACCATCAACGAGCGATATGACTTCAACGGGGATCAGAATTGGTCTGAAAATGGTGAGCGGTATATGCTCAAACTCTTCAGAGATTATGTTTTTCATCAAGTGGATGGCAACGGTAATCCAGTTCTGGATATGGGACACATGCTTCGTTGCCTGAGCAAACTAGATGTTGGGACGGAGGAGAGGGTTTGTCTCACCAGCCGAGACGAACAGACCAGCTTCCTCGTCAGCTACAAGGAGCTTAAAAAGATGCTGGCGAATTCCTTCGGAGAACTTGTCAAGGCGAGTAAATCAGGTCGAAGCTTCTAG
- the LSM7 gene encoding Sm-like protein lsm7 has protein sequence MSDRPSHRGGRGGQGSHSRGGRGGGRGGGGAGGAQQERERPKKENILDLGKYMDKQITVKFNGGREVKGTLKGYDALMNLVLDDVHEVVRDDEGNDSTRSLGLVVVRGTLLVLVSPVDGSEEIANPFVQAEDD, from the exons ATGTCCGATAGACCCTCACACCGAGGCGGCCGCGGTGGCCAAGGATCGCATTCACGAGGTGGGCGCGGAGGCGGTCGTGGAGGAGGCGGCGCGGGAGGCGCCCAGCAGGAGCGCGAGAgacccaagaaggagaacatTCTTGACTTGGGCAAGTACATGGACAAGCAGATCACCGTCAAGTTTAACGGCGGTCGTGAGG TCAAGGGCACATTGAAGGGCTATGATGCTCTTATGAACCTAGTACTAGATGATGTACACGAGGTTGTTCGAG ACGACGAAGGCAACGACTCCACTCGATCCCTTGGCCTCGTAGTTGTTCGAGGTACtctccttgttctcgtcAGCCCTGTCGACGGCAGTGAAGAGATTGCCAACCCTTTTGTGCAAGCCGAGGATGATTGA
- a CDS encoding hypothetical protein (BUSCO:EOG09262E4T), with protein MAEGDMDLGQLSTTQQEALDQYTQVTNQEISEAIPLLRRSEWNVQIAIAKFFDGEVADPVAAAQQEIPRATARHENLQESLFDEAIRAPRASPRQRTDLAPRIVPQNPITNRTPWLLGLLLTPFSLGWRAASTLFRTLIYALSFLPASIRPRAVTSRISTGFRGTNGRRPLMPRDTASRFKREFEEEYGENELPFFEGGVAQAHDQAKKDLKFMLVVLMSPEHDDTESFVKDTLLAPEVVNFIKDPSNNIILWGGNVLDSEAYQVAQEYICTKFPFSALVCLTPKEGSTRMGIVKRLVGPMPPSTYLSELRAAIEKYGADLDGVRAERTAQEVTRNLRTEQDSAYERSLAIDRERARQKREAAAAAAAAEKRAQEEAEAAKRLEEKREQWIAWRATTIVSEPPTSDKSVVRVALKMPEESGIGRIVRRFPQDASLEDLYAFVECYSVLKEEGAAGGDKPEEYEHEYKFRIASILPRTVYEPSTTVTMGEKIGRSGNLIVEDISPDSEDESDDEGDDKD; from the exons ATGGCCGAAGGCGACATGGACTTGGGACAACTGTCCACTACTCAGCAGGAGGCTCTCGATCAATATACACAAGTGACCAACCAAGAGATCAGCGAAGCTATTCCGCTTCTCCGCCGCTCCGAATGGAATGTTCAG ATCGCAATCGCCAAGTTCTTCGACGGCGAAGTTGCAGACCCAGTAGCTGCAGCACAACAAGAAATACCCCGGGCGACAGCGCGGCACGAAAACCTACAAGAGAGCCTTTTTGATGAGGCAATTCGTGCCCCTCGAGCTTCACCTCGACAGCGCACTGATCTAGCTCCGAGAATCGTGCCTCAAAACCCTATCACAAACCGAACTCCATGGTTGCTGGGCCTGCTCCTCACCCCCTTTAGCTTGGGCTGGAGAGCTGCCTCGACTCTTTTTCGGACTTTGATCTATGCGCTGTCCTTCTTGCCCGCCTCGATTCGGCCACGGGCTGTTACGAGCAGAATCTCGACAGGCTTCAGAGGCACCAATGGCCGAAGACCTCTCATGCCTCGAGATACAGCCTCGAGATTCAAGCGAGAGTTTGAGGAGGAGTATGGGGAGAACGAATTGCCATTCTTCGAGGGCGGTGTCGCTCAGGCGCATGatcaagccaagaaggacctCAAGTTTATGCTTGTGGTATTGATGTCACCTGAGCACGACGATACTGAGTCTTTCGTAAAAGACACTTTACTAGCACCAGAAGTGGTGAACTTCATCAAAGATCCTTCCAACAACATAATTCTGTGGGGCGGAAACGTCTTGGATTCTGAGGCATACCAGGTGGCTCAGGAGTATATCTGCACCAAGTTTCCCTTCTCGGCATTGGTTTGCCTTACACCAAAGGAGGGTAGCACACGAATGGGGATCGTCAAGCGACTCGTTGGACCCATGCCCCCCTCCACCTACCTATCAGAGCTTCGAGCAGCAATCGAAAAGTACGGTGCAGATCTGGATGGAGTACGCGCAGAGCGAACAGCCCAGGAAGTCACAAGAAATCTACGAACCGAGCAAGACTCGGCCTACGAACGGTCACTAGCTATTGACCGAGAACGCGCACGCCAGAAGAGAGAAGCGGCGGCGGCCGCAGCTGCAGCAGAGAAGCGCGCgcaggaagaagcagaggcagCAAAGAGACTCGAAGAGAAGCGCGAGCAATGGATTGCATGGAGAGCAACAACTATTGTATCCGAGCCACCAACCAGCGATAAGAGCGTGGTACGAGTCGCACTCAAGATGCCCGAGGAATCGGGTATCGGCCGAATTGTGCGGCGGTTCCCCCAAGATGCCTCCCTGGAGGACCTGTATGCCTTTGTGGAGTGCTACAGTGTTCTCAAAGAGGAGGGTGCAGCGGGTGGGGATAAGCCGGAGGAGTACGAGCACGAGTACAAGTTCCGAATCGCCTCGATTCTCCCCAGAACGGTGTACGAGCCTAGCACAACAGTGACGATGGGGGAGAAGATTGGACGGTCAGGAAATCTGATTGTGGAGGACATATCACCGGATTCGGAAGATGAGTCGGACGACGAGGGTGATGACAAAGACTAG